Sequence from the Cucumis sativus cultivar 9930 chromosome 1, Cucumber_9930_V3, whole genome shotgun sequence genome:
tttggtGGATGTTTTACCAttacattataatttttttaaatgttattttagtgACAATCTTATCATTCACATAGATTTAATGTTTGtgatcattttattttttacattcaACAAAATAGAAGTTGCACTTTGTTAACTTTTCATCTCCTTATTTGAAAGCAAAAGGTTTTGACCCACAACTGATATTAGTTAATGCTCTATGTTATTAGGGCCATAATCTAATATTTCAATCTTTCATAACTGATATTACATAATGTTATATGTTaacattgtttttttcaagatgttaagaaatgaaatttgaattgtgcaaacaaatcaaattcaaagataCATTCATAAGATGAAAACATTTTCTCTTTACggaataaattcatttttcacttATTAGGATGtgatataaatatgaaaatattataataaccGTTAAATTAAAACTGTAATTTTGTTCACGTGTCGTTTACTAGTTGTATTTAAAACCCAAGAAATTTTAAAggaatcaataaaatataaaaggaaaaaaaactcttttacGATGGACGTGAGTTTTGAGGCGATGAAAGGGGCAGGAGTTGAGGGGTTAGGTGGATGTGTGGTGGGGATTGGTGGAGCAGGAAACGGCCGGCGACTATAATTTCTACAGGTTTGAAGAGCTTTTGGGCATGGTGGAGAAATACGAGATGAAAGTTCACCTGTCTATTTGTGCACCACCCTTGGTTCAAGCTTTAGCCTTGCTGCTGTTCGAAGAAGCCAACCGTGGTTCGACTTCATTGGTTCAAGGCGACTTCTCACATTAAATTCGTCTCAAAACTCATCCAAAAGATTTTTAAGCctctaaaaattattctatattgTTATAGTAATAATAGATGTAACGTTAAAAGTAGTAGATGGTACGTTTTGATTACATATTTGAAGATAGGTCCCACAGTTTACTACAATTACGGGATACAAGTAAACAACATCAAACATAATCAAATGAGTTTAACTAATAGATTGTGTCTCTCCTCACGTAAACATGACCTAAAATACAACACAGCTTCAACTACAAAGACCAAAATCGTATCAATTATGTAAAAGATATGAACAAAGTTcaaatcctttttctttaacacTTACTCTTCTAGCAAAGTCATTTTAACGTCCGGTCCATTCCAACTTTTGTTGATAGACCAGTTTAATGTGCgttcttttatcaaaagttAAGTAAAAGTTGAGGTAGGATGTCGATCGAAAACAGCTTAATATTGAGAAATTCACATTTGTTCAGAAGCTTTTTACATAATTCATAGACATTAAAGAACCAACAAAGGTAGAACAGTCCCTTGTGGTAGaagtataaaatatttcacacCATGCAGTTGAAAAACAGAGGAGAAACTTACATGAAATCTTAAAACTTGAATTGTTGGTCATTTTTCAACTCTCAGCAACCAAGTACTTTTCAGAAATTGCTGATTCCGCATCaccaaaaacaattttgagcTTGAAGTTGATGCATGTCAACTGTTGATTCTTGCTATCtctcaatattattttaacgGTATATGAACCCTGTATTGCAAGCATCAGCCAACGTTCACAAAAATCAAAgctacaaaattattttactaacGAGAAGAAACAGACATGATTCTAGCAAACAAGACTTACTGGTGGGGTAAATGGAGGTAGGCTTTGGGAATGAGATAAAGAGAATTTTCCAGGTGCAATTGGACATGAAGTCTCTTCACAAAGATCATGACTTTCTGAATGTATATGCAGCCCAAATAAAGAGACCTCGACCACGAACTTCCCACCGGAGAGATTCTTCTCTGAATGGaacacattatttttgttaaattaaataccaACCCGTCTACACTTTCTGGGTAGCTTTCTTCATAAGGCTACCGTTTTTGTTTATGGTAGAAAGATAAAATTGCATTCAACCAGATGATCATTAGGATAAATAACcaactataattatataagAACAGTTCGGTGTATCTGAAAACTGAACAAACTCGAGTTTTTAAATGAGGCTATTGGAAATTTGTTACTCAAATGATGATGAACCAACAACAGAATAGGGAGCTTTCAGTGAACACGCTAAATTATCAGGAAACTGAACAAACTTGAGTTTCTAAATGAGAGTAAAACTTGATCATAAGATAGTAAGACCAATAAACATATTGATCAGAAAGCAGAGATTACTTGAACACTTCCTAGTAAGTTCCACTTTACCATTTACCACAAAAAGGTCATGACAAAGTAATGGCACATGTTAAAGGAGAAAGTATTAGTCACTCATACATCTAAAGAAAACCTGAGCATCTTGCTCTATTATCACAGGGGAATgtcgcaaaaaaaaaaaaaattaaactcaatgAGGTTCACATAGCACTCACAAAAGGTAGGAAAAATATGCTCCAGGCTTCCAGCTTCCTAACATAAGTGAAGGACCCCTGCAGGGCCTTCAAGATGTGTGGCCTACACACGGGtagggaagaaagaaaagggaggGGGGGAGAAGGAGAGCCTCGTCACAAAAGATTCTTCAACAACAATGCTTAATTCTTCAGCAAAAttatgaagaaacaaaaacatccTTAGAGAAAAGCAATATGCACGCATCTATGATTGACTAAGAAATCCAACTTCAGACAGCAACTTAAATGACAATGTAAACGCTAAATAATACACCTATGAATGATTAATCAAGGAAAACTGGCATAAACCGAAgagtctttttattttgaatgaataatCTGACTCTCACGAGAGGAGTTGCTTTATTTATAGGGGAAAATGTACAAGTAGTTGGTTACAAAGTAACTAACTAAGGTAGTTTTACCAATCTAACAAAGAATTAAAGCATAACAATAGTTGTAGCTaaactaacaataaaaatataacaaaaactaaagaCAGTTTACATCATTCCACCTGCCTAGCATCAAACTCGTCCTAAGTTTGTCATGAAAGCTGAAATCCATCCGGCGCAACGGAGTATGACCAAACCAACCTGCTACGTTTTGGACAAAAATATTGTGATCGAAGGGATAAAATCGAGACAAAAGATCAAATATGGTCACTGAAAGATAAATCTCTCCATCGGCTGTAAACCCGAAAAAGATGTTCCCTTGAATCTCACTTAGCTGTCTTCAAAGAATCAAGTTCAAAAGAATTAACTTTCGAAGAAAATCCTTCAAGaatcacattttctttattattcgCTTCATGTTCTTCAACGGTTTGAAGATTCATTTCCACCACAACCAATGTGTCGATCTTGTTCAATTTTTGCTTGGTATTTGatacttctttttcatcttcattggattttttttcacttgtGAGCATTTCcaaatcaacattttcaaattcttgttctttaattttatcttcatgattttctatttgaaaattttccaaccgtgatttctttgttttttcttctgtatATGAAACCAATCTGTCCTTGGACTCttgcaaataaattaatggTTGATCTACATGTTGCGTCTTTTTCTCCATTGAACGTTGATTTCTTGGAAAATGAGTTTGATTGGATCGTTGGGCCATTTTTGATATTATCCCCTTCTTATTCTGTCCCAAACTGTTTTAGAAACATCATCGGAGTCACTAGAAACATTTTTCCAATTTGGATGATGATAGgttctttaagaaaattgagcatggccaaaatttaaatgttgaaattcTTCTTCCGAATCACTTGAATTAAAACTCTAGCATTGTTTATGGAAGTACAATTGAATTTCTTGTCTATACCAACTGCTCGTTTTTTTTCTCGTACCATCAGCATGTGGCCAAAACCTTCTGTTATGATCATCTACTGCCGTTTCTTGCCATTGAATCAGTAGAACTCCAATCTTGAAGTTCTTGGTAGTAATCTTGGTTTCCGGGCTGGTCTCCTTTCTTGAGCCCTAAATCTTCTTTCTTAATGATTTCGTTCAGTCCTATGAATTCTAGCACCATAGATACCACGTTGCCCCCAATAAAGAACAAGTTCTTGATGTTCTTGATGAACAATTTAAGGAGGTGCCAATGTCTCTAGCCTTTGTAGAACTTCTTGCATTGTTGTTTGTAATCCCTCCACCGAAGCTCCAAGGACAGCAAGCATCTTGAGGTGGTTCTTGGAGAGAGAACGGGTGTTTCATCCGCCTCTTGGTTTTGAGCAGGTTGCTCAGCCGCCGCCGATTGGTTTCGCCGAACAGCCATAGGTCCCAAAAGCTTATggtgctctgataccaatttggtGTAAACCAAagaatctttttattttgaatgaataatTTGCCTCTCAATGTGAGAGGAGTTGCTTTATTTATAGGGGAAAATGTACAAGCAGTTGGTTACAAAGTAACTAACTAAGGTAGTTTTAGCTATCCAACAAAGAATTAAAGCATAACAGTAATTGTAGCTAAACTAACAGTGAAAATATAACAGAAACTAAAGACAGTTTACAAAAAACTAATCATCACAACCACACaccatttgataaaagttCTTATAAATAGACCCTAAAGTATCACTTCCATCATTCTGAACTTCAACAAAGTTTATTATCATacaaaatgtacatttttgagagatttttaaattatattatgcATAAAGTACATGGATCCATCCAAGCATTTCATATGTAGTTAATCGTTGTCTATGAAGAGTGAACATACAATCAAACCTCGTCTAAACCTAGGGATTGGAGTGcacaataaaaattttatagaaacctttttgaaaattagtgagagaaatgaagaataaaCCAATGTTATGTTATGTTAGGTACTCAACTTAACAAGGAAATACTCAAGAACACAGAATAACGAGAGCAATAAAAGATAGAATTATATGAAAgtatattgaaatatatgcTATAACATCACAAGAACAAGTAACAATGTAACCCCTAGCCTTTCAAGAGGGCTAGACTCTCCCAAACTCCATCATAAGGAAATTCCACTACAAAGTTCTTCACCCCTATCTCCAACCCCAGTCCTTTTTATACCCAAAAGTCCTAACAAACTTAATAATTACCCATATACCCCTTCTGAACACCCCATACTTAAATTCTACTAAAATCCTACTATTTCAATAACTAAGAGTCTTACAGTTTATTAAAGCATGAACATCCTGAAGAGCAATGGATCCCGATTCCACCTCCACTACATCCACATCTATTCAGCCCTTAAATTTGATAGGAACCCAAGGTGGCGATTTGTAATTAAGAAACAGGGGCTTAAAAGTATTAcaatatcaaagaaaaacacaaaaatcaaCCAACTGTGGATGCTCGAAATTGAGAGTCTACATTCAGCCACTTGTGAGACAATAGATAGCACTGAATGCATGAGATAATCAACTCACATCGAGGTAGCACGAGGCACCAAATCTATGATGTCCAAGTCAGTGCTTAGAATGAAATTCAGTTGCATGAAATTTGTGAGTATATAAGCTTACCTAAATATTCCTACGCCAGATGAGAGAGTATTTCTAAAGTCAGATAAGGCCAGTAaccataaaaaagaatgtgGCGAGAGATAAGGGCTTAAATCATTCTAGATACGCTAGGAATGTGAAGACCAAAATTGGACCACATCGAGAACAGAGTCCTTCCATAAACAGGTCAAGACGTTATCTGCTTTGTTCGACCAGTTAATAATTATCTCCAATGAGTAGAGAAAATTCTTGCATGACCAAACATGGACCCCAATCCGAGTTGAGATGATTAAATCATTGCATGGCTTAAGCTGTATGTTTTTACACTCACTACAAATACAGttaaattttgcaaatttgtaatcacaaatttgaaaagatttatATAAGTTGTTAAGGTTGTTCTCAAATATGAGAAGAACACTAAGTAAATTTCTACGGAAAGAAGGTTAAGCTCCATATCAAACATCACAATATTATCTGTAGTTAAACGATTAGAGAAATCATCTGCAACTAGTGTTGGAGCATAGGTAAAAGAACAattaaaacacataaaaaataatagccATAAATAGGTTACTAATGCCCTTAGTCCTTACCAAATATGAATTATATGCCAATAGATAAGGTGAGAGTAAGCAGACTAATATGAAGAACAGTAAggacaacaaattaaaacgaCTGGAGAATACGAAGTACCAACGCTTACCAGTTGAGGCTGAAACGGTAAACGTGGCAGGCTGGCCACTCTTTACTGGATCAGGAGATACTTCGAG
This genomic interval carries:
- the LOC101205019 gene encoding putative phosphatidylglycerol/phosphatidylinositol transfer protein DDB_G0282179, with amino-acid sequence MDGGRSFNRIIFLLFAVLLLLPVIFAAKFEYCDRRGDYPVKVGELEVSPDPVKSGQPATFTVSASTEKNLSGGKFVVEVSLFGLHIHSESHDLCEETSCPIAPGKFSLSHSQSLPPFTPPGSYTVKIILRDSKNQQLTCINFKLKIVFGDAESAISEKYLVAES